The following proteins come from a genomic window of Oncorhynchus clarkii lewisi isolate Uvic-CL-2024 chromosome 23, UVic_Ocla_1.0, whole genome shotgun sequence:
- the LOC139381950 gene encoding fatty acid synthase-like isoform X1 → MEEIVVAGISGRLPESDNLEEFWENLFNGVDMVTEDDRRWKPGLYGLPKRNGKLKDISRFDAVFFGVHPKQAHTMDPQLRLMLEIAYEAIVDGGLNPTELRGSRTGVYIGVSGSEAGEAFSRDPEELLGYSMTGCQRAMFANRLSYFFDFNGPSTAIDTACSSSLLALENAFNAIRHGHCDSALVGGVNLLLKPNTSVQFMKLGMLSPDGTCKSFDSSGNGYCRSEAAVAVLLTRRSMAKRVYATVLNAGNNTDGYKEQGVTFPSGEMQQRLVRSLYQEVNITPDQVEYIEAHGTGTKVGDPQEVNGIVSVFCQSKRDPLLIGSTKSNMGHPEPASGLSALAKVVLSLERGVWAPNIHYNSPNTDIPALSDGRLRVVNEPVPVRGGIVGINSFGFGGSNVHVILRPPGFDTPKNIKAPPKIPSESSPVPRLLQACGRTEEAVSTLLSKGKEHSGNDNFLCLLNEVSGMPTVGMPYRGYALIGSKDDVTEVQKTEATPRPLWYVCSGMGTQWGGMGRSLMQLPDFRESILRSDIALKDTGMCVSSLLMEADESTFEDTVQAFVGLAAIQIAQIDLLQKLGLKPDGIVGHSVGELACGYADGSLSHSEAILAAYWRGRSINEANLPPGGMAAVGLTWAECKAQCPQGVVPACHNAEDTVTISGPAEEVSRFVSELKESGVFAKEVRSAGVAFHSYYMASIAPALLAALKRVIKEPKQRSARWISTSIPQKDWNSPLALYSSAEYHCNNLVSPVLFQEGLSLVPDNAVVVEIAPHALLQAILKRSLKPTCSILPLMRRGHANNLEFFLSHIGKVYMNGINVDCKQLYPPVEYPVPAGTPLISPLVQWDHAQTWDVPKAEDFPAGSGGSTSATIYNIDMNPESPDYYMIGHCIDGRVLYPATGYLVLAWRTLVRSLGVVMETTPVNFEDVTIHRATILPKTGSVQLEVRVMPATSRFEVSENGNLAVSGKVSILEDSALDSFCSQIGKPVAGDDGDPKLRLTAHDIYKELRLRGYDYGKTFQGILESNNAGDSGKLQWTGNWVTFLDTMLQMIVVGLSGRSLRLPTRIRSVYVDPNIHQERVTDYAEGKKAVDVHVSRCLDNIVAGGVQICGLHATVAPRRQQQQSPPTLEEFVFVPYLETECLSANDKLGDQLKNCKGLIHKLQKKLAPQGVKLSIPGLEGVSGPAVPIPEPSEPGLLRLLSLLCGLELNGNLRSELEQTVEKERGCLLQDTLLHGLLDGPALRHCLDTALENSTPGKIKVLEALSSDGRLFSRAVPILNIQPMLRLDYVATAMTLDLLTPHQTTLDALGVTAAQWDPHQGPVPGGEVGGADLVVCNHAWGPLGAGAEVVVENLASGAKEGGFVMLHTLLKGETLAETVAFLTSKNSKTNRQRLFSQAEWEKVFSDASLKLVAVRKSFYGSALFLCRRRLPRKQPIFLPVDSMDYQWVDTLKATLAEPSDSPVWLTATQTHSGVVGMVNCLRQEPGGNRIRCAFVSNLCESTVAPTLQPTHSSMRSVLEGDLCMNVFRDGHWGMFRHQLISQDLSEELTEQAYVNVLTRGDLSSLRWIASPLRHFVASSPHVQLCRVYYSSLNFRDIMLATGKLPPDAIPGDLALQQCMLGMEFSGRDPSGRRVMGLLPAKGLATCVDADTRFLWDVPDSWTLEQAASVPVVYSTAYYSLVVRGRLRPGESVLIHSGSGGVGQAAIAIALSQHCRVFTTVGSAEKRAYLQERFPQLTAESFANSRDATFEQHVLLHTHGKGVNMVLNSLAEEKLQASLRCLARHGRFLEIGKYDLSNNSPLGMALFLKNVAFHGILLDALFEEGNREWEEVSQLLKEGIVGGVVKPLRTTVFERDQVEEAFRYMAQGKHIGKVQLQVRSEEMGNGTQAVGSPLSLPAICRTFCPASHSYIITGGLGGFGLELAHWLTERGARKLVLTSRSGIRNGYQAKRVREWQGMGVQVLVSTSDVSTQEGAEQLINEACRLGPVGGVFHLAMVLKDGMLENLTPQLFLDVNKPKYNGTLHLDNVTRKMCPDLSYFVAFSSVSCGRGNAGQSNYGYANSAMERVCEQRLHDGLPGLAVQWGAIGDVGVVLETMGGNDVVVGGTLPQRITSCLEVLDRFLCERRPVMSSFVLAERSVVKSEGTGQRDLVEAVAHILGVRDVSSLNADASLADLGLDSLMGVEVRQTLERDYDIVMAMREIRQLTINKLRELSSQPAGTAESRQSPVKKGGVRSLLESDLSLMLVNPDSPTVSRLNEVQSVERPLFLVHPIEGSIAAFRTLTAKLSVPCYGLQCTKAAPLDSIQSLAAYYVECIGQVQSEGPYRIAGYSFGACVAFEMCSQLQAQGRTIDYLFLFDGSHSYVAAYTQSYKSKLTPGNESEAETEAMCAFIQQFTGIEYSKLLETLLPLSDLKARVNMAVDLITSSHKNVSKDSLRFAAATFYYKLKAADGYVPATKYHGNVTLLRAKASSDYGDNLGADYKLNEVCDGKVSVHVIEGDHRSFLEGEGVESISSIIHSSLAEPRISAREG, encoded by the exons ATGGAGGAGATTGTTGTAGCAGGGATATCGGGCCGGCTTCCTGAGTCGGACAACCTGGAGGAATTCTGGGAGAACCTCTTCAATGGGGTTGACATGGTAACAGAAGATGACCGACGGTGGAAGCCAG GTCTGTACGGTCTTCCCAAGAGGAACGGCAAGCTGAAGGATATCAGCCGGTTCGATGCTGTGTTCTTCGGGGTCCACCCCAAACAGGCCCACACCATGGACCCTCAGCTTCGCCTCATGCTGGAGATTGCCTACGAAGCCATTGTAGACGgag GTCTGAACCCGACAGAGCTGCGTGGCAGCAGGACAGGTGTTTACATTGGGGTGAGTGGGTCGGAGGCGGGCGAGGCCTTCAGCAGAGACCCCGAGGAGTTGCTAGGATACAGCATGACGGGCTGCCAGCGTGCCATGTTTGCCAACCGTCTGTCCTACTTCTTTGACTTCAACG ggCCTAGCACAGCAATCGACACTGCCTGCTCCTCCAGCCTATTGGCTTTGGAGAACGCCTTCAATGCCATTCGCCACGGACACTGTGACTCCGCCCTGGTGGGAGGGGTCAACCTGCTGCTCAAGCCAAACACCTCGGTGCAGTTCATGAAGCTGGGCATGCTCAGTCCGGACGGAACCTGCAAGTCCTTCGACTCCTCAG GAAACGGGTACTGTCGTTCAGAGGCTGCGGTGGCGGtactgttgaccagacgttccatggCTAAGAGGGTATACGCCACGGTACTCAACGCTGGTAACAACACTGACGGATACAAGGAGCAGG GTGTGACGTTCCCTTCAGGTGAGATGCAGCAGAGGCTGGTACGTTCTCTCTACCAGGAGGTCAACATCACCCCTGACCAGGTGGAGTACATCGAGGCCCACGGCACCGGGACCaag GTCGGCGACCCACAGGAAGTGAATGGGATTGTCAGTGTGTTCTGTCAATCAAAGCGTGACCCGCTGCTCATTGGGTCCACCAAGTCCAACATGGGCCACCCAGAGCCCGCCTCTGGCCTGTCTGCACTGGCCAAG gtcgTGTTGTCTCTGGAGCGAGGTGTGTGGGCTCCCAACATCCACTACAACAGCCCCAACACCGATATCCCTGCCCTTAGTGACGGCCGCCTCCGCGTCGTCAACGAGCCCGTACCAGTCCGCGGCGGCATCGTTGGGATCAACTCCTTCGGATTTGGAGGCTCCAACGTTCATGTGATCCTCCGCCCCCCTGGTTTTGACACCCCAAAAAACATCAAAGCGCCCCCCAAGATCCCCTCTGAGTCCTCTCCAGTACCTAGGCTCCTCCAGGCCTGCGGGCGCACAGAGGAGGCTGTCTCCACCCTCCTCAGCAAGGGGAAGGAACACTCGGGCAATGACAACTTCCTGTGTCTGCTGAACGAGGTGTCTGGGATGCCCACAGTGGGGATGCCCTACAGGGGCTACGCTCTGATTGGCTCCAAGGATGATGTCACAGAGGTGCAGAAGACTGAGGCCACGCCCAGACCACTGTGGTACGTCTGCTCAG GTATGGGCACCCAGTGGGGTGGGATGGGGCGCAGTCTGATGCAGCTGCCAGACTTCAGGGAGTCCATCTTGCGTTCGGACATAGCATTGAAGGACACAGggatgtgtgtgtccagtctgcTCATGGAGGCTGATGAGAGCACCTTTGAGGACACCGTCCAAGCCTTCGTAGGCCTCGCTGCCATACAG ATCGCCCAGATTGACCTGCTCCAGAAGCTGGGTCTGAAGCCAGACGGCATTGTGGGCcacagtgtgggagagctggcctGTGGCTATGCAGACGGATCCCTCAGTCACAGTGAGGCTATCCTGGCAGCATACTGGAGAGGGAGATCCATTAACGAGGCTAACCTGCCCCCTGGTGGCATGGCTGCAGTCg GTCTGACCTGGGCAGAGTGTAAGGCACAATGTCCCCAGGGTGTGGTTCCAGCCTGTCACAACGCTGAAGACACCGTCACCATCTCTGGCCCTGCG GAGGAAGTAAGTAGGTTTGTATCAGAGCTGAAGGAGAGTGGTGTGTTTGCCAAGGAGGTTCGTAGTGCTGGTGTAGCCTTCCATTCTTACTACATGGCCTCCATCGCTCCCGCCCTGCTGGCTGCTCTCAAGAGG GTGATCAAAGAGCCTAAGCAGAGGTCTGCCAGGTGGATCAGTACATCTATCCCCCAGAAGGACTGGAACAGCCCGCTGGCTCTGTACTCCTCAGCAGAGTACCATTGTAATAACCTGGTCAGCCCTGTCCTCTTCCAGGAGGGCCTGAGCCTGGTGCCTGATAACGCTGTGGTTGTGGAGATAGCACCACACGCTCTGCTGCAG gCGATCCTGAAGCGCAGCCTGAAGCCCACGTGTTCCATCCTGCCCTTGATGAGGAGAGGCCATGCCAACAACCTGgagttctttctctctcacatcgGCAAGGTCTACATGAACGG GATCAACGTGGACTGTAAGCAGCTGTACCCACCCGTGGAGTATCCGGTGCCCGCGGGCACCCCTCTGATCTCCCCCCTGGTGCAGTGGGACCACGCCCAGACCTGGGATGTACCCAAGGCTGAGGACTTCCCTGCTGGTTCTGGAGGGTCCACCTCAGCTACCATCTATAACATTG ACATGAACCCAGAGTCTCCAGACTACTATATGATTGGCCACTGCATCGATGGGCGTGTCTTGTACCCGGCCACGGGTTACCTGGTGCTAGCCTGGAGGACCCTGGTGAGGAGCCTGGGAGTTGTCATGGAAACCACCCCTGTCAACTTCGAGGACGTCACCATCCACAGAGCCACCATCTTACCCAAGActg gTTCAGTCCAGTTGGAGGTGCGTGTCATGCCCGCCACCAGTCGGTTTGAGGTGTCTGAGAACGGCAACCTGGCTGTCAGTG GTAAGGTGAGCATTCTGGAGGACTCTGCTCTGGACTCATTTTGCTCTCAGATCGGTAAGCCTGTCGCCGGGGACGACGGTGACCCCAAACTGCGCCTGACGGCCCATGACATCTACAAGGAGCTCCGTCTCCGCGGTTACGACTATGGCAAGACCTTCCAGGGCATCCTGGAGTCCAACAATGCAG GTGACAGTGGGAAGCTGCAGTGGACCGGTAACTGGGTGACCTTCCTGGACACTATGCTGCAGATGATCGTGGTTGGCCTATCAGGACGCAGCCTTCGCCTACCCACGCGGATCCGCTCTGTGTATGTGGACCCCAACATCCACCAGGAGAGGGTCACTGACTACGCAGAGGGGAAGAAAG CGGTGGACGTCCACGTCAGCCGTTGCCTTGACAACATTGTGGCGGGCGGAGTCCAGATCTGCGGCCTGCATGCCACGGTAGCGCCGCGTCGTCAGCAGCAACAGAGCCCGCCCACCCTGGAAGAATTTGTGTTCGTTCCCTACCTGGAGACAGAATGCCTGTCAGCCAATGACAAACTAGGAGACCAACTAAAGAACTGTAAAG GTCTGATCCACAAGCTGCAGAAGAAGCTGGCTCCTCAGGGCGTCAAGCTCTCCATCCCTGGTCTAGAGGGGGTGTCTGGCCCTGCTGTACCCATCCCAGAGCCCTCTGAGCCTGGCTTGCTGcggctgctgtccctgctgtGCGGTCTGGAGCTGAACGGTAACCTGCGGTCAGAGCTGGAGCAGACtgttgagaaggagaggggttgtCTCCTCCAGGACACCCTGCTACATGGCCTGCTGGACGGCCCAGCCCTCAGACactgcctggacacagccctggAGAACTCTACCCCCGGGAAGATCAAAGTCCTGGAG gCTCTCTCCAGCGACGGTCGTCTCTTCTCCCGCGCCGTGCCCATCCTCAACATCCAGCCCATGCTCCGCCTTGACTATGTTGCCACGGCAATGACCCTCGACCTCCTGACCCCCCATCAGACCACCCTGGACGCCCTGGGAGTCACAGCGGCACAGTGGGACCCCCACCAGGGCCCCGTGCCCGGGGGAGAAGTCGGAGGGGCTGACCTGGTGGTGTGTAATCACGCCTGGGGGCCCCTGGGGGCCGGGGCAGAGGTGGTGGTAGAGAACCTGGCCTCTGGGGCCAAAGAAGGGGGCTTTGTGATGCTCCACACCCTATTGAAGGGAGAGACTCTGGCGGAGACGGTGGCCTTCCTCACCTCCAAGAACAGCAAGACCAACCGTCAGAGACTGTTCTCGCAG GCTGAGTGGGAGAAGGTGTTCTCTGATGCATCTCTCAAATTGGTGGCTGTTAGGAAGTCCTTCTATGGCTCTGCCCTATTCCTGTGTCGCCGTCGGTTACCCCGCAAACAGCCCATCTTCCTGCCTGTTGACAGCATGGACTACCAGTGGGTGGACACACTCAAG GCGACGCTGGCTGAGCCCTCGGACTCTCcggtctggctgactgctacccAGACCCACTCTGGGGTGGTGGGCATGGTCAACTGTCTACGCCAGGAGCCTGGTGGCAACCGCATACG gtgTGCATTTGTGTCCAACCTGTGTGAGTCCACTGTGGCGCCCACCCTGCAGCCTACCCATAGTTCCATGAGGTCTGTGCTGGAGGGAGACCTGTGTATGAACGTGTTCAGGGATGGACACTGGGGAATGTTCAGACACCAGCTCATCTCTCAGG ATCTGAGTGAGGAGTTGACAGAGCAGGCGTACGTTAACGTGTTGACCCGCGGTGACCTCTCCTCCCTGCGTTGGATCGCCTCGCCCCTCCGTCATTTTGTGGCGAGCAGCCCCCACGTGCAGCTGTGTCGGGTCTACTACAGCTCCCTCAACTTCAGAGACATCATGCTGGCCACCGGGAAACTGCCACCGGACGCCATCCCAG GTGACCTGGCCCTCCAGCAGTGCATGTTGGGTATGGAGTTCTCAGGTCGTGACCCCAGCGGTAGGCGTGTGATGGGGCTGTTGCCTGCTAAAGGCCTGGCCACTTGCGTCGACGCTGACACACGCTTCCTCTGGGACGTCCCAGACAGCTG GACCCTGGAGCAGGCTGCATCGGTGCCAGTGGTCTATTCTACAGCCTACTACTCGCTGGTGGTGCGTGGCAGGCTCCGCCCAGGCGAGAGTGTCCTCATCCACTCAGGGTCAGGGGGCGTTGGCCAGGCTGCCATCGCCATCGCACTCAGTCAGCACTGTAGGGTTTTCACTACTGTTG GTTCAGCAGAGAAGCGTGCCTACCTACAGGAGCGTTTCCCCCAGCTCACCGCTGAGTCCTTCGCCAACTCTAGAGACGCCACCTTCGAACAGCacgtcctgctacacacacatgGAAAAG GAGTGAACATGGTGTTAAACTCCCTGGCTGAGGAGAAACTGCAGGCCAGTCTTCGCTGTCTGGCCCGACACGGACGCTTCCTGGAGATCGGCAAATACGACCTGTCCAACAACTCCCCTCTGG GAATGGCTCTCTTCCTGAAGAACGTGGCGTTCCACGGAATCCTATTGGACGCCCTGTTTGAGGAGGGGAACCGGGAGTGGGAGGAGGTGTCCCAGCTGCTGAAGGAGGGCATTGTGGGAGGTGTAGTCAAGCCCCTGAGGACTACAGTGTTTGAGAGAGACCAGGTGGAGGAGGCCTTCAGATACATGGCCCAGGGAAAACACATCGGCAAAGTACAGCTGCAG GTGCGTTCTGAGGAGATGGGTAATGGTACCCAGGCGGTGGGctcgcccctctccctccccgCCATCTGCCGTACCTTCTGCCCCGCCTCCCACTCTTACATCATCACCGGGGGACTGGGTGGCTTCGGGCTGGAGCTCGCCCATTGGCTGACGGAGAGGGGCGCCCGCAAACTGGTGCTCACCTCCAGATCGGGCATCCGCAACG GTTACCAGGCCAAGCGTGTGCGTGAGTGGCAGGGGATGGGCGTGCAGGTGCTGGTGTCCACCAGTGACGTCAGCACCCAGGAGGGGGCAGAGCAACTCATTAACGAGGCCTGCAGGTTGGGGCCTGTGGGAGGAGTCTTTCATCTTGCCATG gTGTTGAAGGATGGTATGCTAGAGAATCTGACTCCTCAGCTGTTCCTGGATGTCAACAAACCCAAATACAACGGCACCCTCCACTTAGACAA TGTGACCAGAAAGATGTGTCCAGACCTCAGTTACTTCGTAGCCTTCTCCTCTGTGAGCTGCGGCCGCGGCAACGCCGGCCAGAGTAACTATGGTTACGCCAACTCCGCCATGGAGCGCGTGTGTGAGCAGCGGCTCCACGACGGCCTGCCTGGATTGGCTGTCCAGTGGGGCGCCATTGGTGACGTGGGCGTGGTCCTGGAGACCATGGGCGGTAATGacgtggtggtgggtgggactcTCCCGCAGcgcatcacttcctgtttggagGTGCTGGACCGCTTCCTGTGCGAGCGTCGTCCGGTGATGTCGAGCTTCGTGCTGGCAGAAAGGAGCGTGGTGAAGAGCGAAGGAACCGGACAGAGAGACCTGGTGGAGGCTGTTGCTCATATACTGG gtgTACGTGATGTCAGCAGCCTGAACGCTGATGCCTCATTGGCTGATCTGGGTCTGGACTCTCTTATGGGCGTGGAAGTGCGTCAGACACTGGAGCGCGACTACGACATTGTCATGGCAATGAGGGAGATCCGACAGCTCACCATCAACAAGCTCAGAGAGCTGTCTAGTCAACCGGCAGgaacagcag agTCCCGTCAGTCTCCAGTGAAGAAGGGAGGAGTGCGTTCTCTGTTGGAGTCGGACCTCAGTTTGATGCTGGTCAACCCAGACAGCCCCACGGTCTCACGTCTCAACGAGGTGCAGAGTGTTGAGCGCCCGCTGTTCCTGGTCCACCCTATAGAGGGCTCCATCGCTGCCTTCCGAACGCTCACCGCCAAGCTCAGTGTTCCCTGCTACGGCCTGCAGTGCACTAAAG CTGCTCCTTTGGACAGTATCCAGTCTCTGGCTGCATACTATGTGGAGTGTATAGGTCAG gTGCAATCAGAGGGTCCGTACCGGATCGCCGGATACTCCTTTGGAGCCTGCGTGGCGTTTGAGATGTGTTCTCAGCTGCAGGCACAGGGTAGGACCATAGACTACCTCTTCCTCTTCGACGGATCACACTCCTACGTCGCCGCTTACACACAG AGCTACAAATCCAAGCTGACCCCTGGTAATGAGTCAGAGGCAGAGACTGAAGCTATGTGTGCCTTCATCCAGCAGTTTACTGGCATCGAGTACAGCAAg